From the genome of Halobacteriovorax marinus SJ:
AAAGGGCCAATTTGTTGAACTCTCTCTTCTTTACCTTGAGTCTCCAAGACGAATGAAGGAGAGTGATCCAAAGAGTTTTAAAATTTTAAATCACTATTACAGATTCTCAGTGTGAGTATTTCTCTAATAGGGTTACCATCTCTTGATTGAGTTGCGTTTTAGCAACATCTACCGCTGACTTACCACTATTGTCTTTGAGCGTCTTACTTGCTCCTTTTCTGATAAGCTCCTTGGCAATTTCTTGTCTATTAAAGAGTGAGGCATACATTAAAGCAGTTTGGTTTGCATTATTCTTTTGGTCTAACTTACAATCTGTCTTCATTAATTTATAGGCGATCTTTAAGTTTCCTTTAAATATTGCACCCATGAGAGCAGTATTGCCTTTATTATCTTTTATGCAAGCATTAGCACCCTCTTTTAGAAGATAGTCTACAGTGCTCTTATGACCGTAGTAGGCGGCAAAGATGAGGGGAGTATATCCCTTCTCATCTTTAACATTTAAGTTTCCTCCGTACTTTCTATATTCTTTTATAAGAGCTAAGTTATTTTCTTTTGCTGCACGTGTAACCATTTTTATGAGCTTCGTTTGATCTTT
Proteins encoded in this window:
- a CDS encoding ankyrin repeat domain-containing protein codes for the protein MKKQITLLILSLVFAQNIYSADSSKDQTKLIKMVTRAAKENNLALIKEYRKYGGNLNVKDEKGYTPLIFAAYYGHKSTVDYLLKEGANACIKDNKGNTALMGAIFKGNLKIAYKLMKTDCKLDQKNNANQTALMYASLFNRQEIAKELIRKGASKTLKDNSGKSAVDVAKTQLNQEMVTLLEKYSH